In a single window of the Papaver somniferum cultivar HN1 chromosome 8, ASM357369v1, whole genome shotgun sequence genome:
- the LOC113304633 gene encoding uncharacterized protein LOC113304633 isoform X1, with amino-acid sequence MRLHRVFVWFLLISVIGLEISEIEALPKRILVDTDVVTDDIFALLYLLKLNRSLIDLKAVTISTNTWTDGGHSVNQVYDILYMMDRDDIPVGVGGEGVILPNGTILPDVGGYLPLIDQGISTFGDCRYRQAIPLVLGGRLDTDTNYGLRRGFLPQGFRKYSPLHQPTTQQVMIDTISKGPTTIFLIGTHTNFAIFLMSNPQLKKNIEHIYVMGGGVRSKNPTGCCPKNASSSCKPQQCGYPGNLYTGYTSNPYAEFNIFGDPFAAYQVFHSGIPVTLVPLDATNTIPINEKFFDSFEHNQHTYEAQYAFQSLKINRDTWFDDQFYTSYFMWDSFTSGIASSIMHNSNANGENEFAEMEYMNVTVVTSNAPYGISDGSNPLFSGRATPKFDLQKDGVHSGHVQMGLRDPFCIANEIGKCQDGYTKEVTGVDGAGVLVATKAKANRDTSSLLDREFFVSFLDVLNLPQHTGRFNFTTQFPYYKEVFYKPDFGSRKLGKSVVFDMDMSAGDFISLIYLLKAPVEVINLKGILVSATGWANAATIDIIYDILHMMGRDDIPVGIGDVFALGQPNPSFSIVGDCKYVKAIPQGSGGHLDADTLYGFSRDLPRSPRRYTAENSVKYGAPRDTEHPELRQPLALEVWQSISNSMDPGSKITILANGPLTNLAQIILSKENLSLVVENVYVVGGHTSYGTKDRGNLFSVPSNEYAEFNMFLDPIAAKTVLESELDITLIPLNAQRQVSSYPDILKRLQLTEKTPEAVFTYRLLSRLYHLQQKHHRYHHMDTFLGEILGAVILASDQHLNPAYQVKPVKVLATGNLSEDGQIVIDEKHGKFVKVLETLNEQRYYGEFANLLGEKMQSAVIGSFREQKKMWSTRPAYKSYVSESSGCAMDV; translated from the exons ATGAGATTACATAGAGTTTTTGTTTGGTTTCTGTTAATTTCAGTAATTGGACTAGAAATTTCAGAGATTGAAGCTTTGCCTAAGAGGATTCTAGTAGACACTGATGTTGTTACTGATGATATCTTTGCTCTTTTATATCTATTGAAGTTGAATAGATCACTGATTGACTTGAAG GCAGTTACTATCAGTACTAATACATGGACAGATGGTGGGCATTCAGTGAATCAAGTGTATGATATTCTTTACATGATGGACCGTGATGATATTCCGGTTGGAGTTGGAGGTGAAGGTGTGATATTACCAAATGGTACTATACTCCCTGATGTTGGCGGATATCTTCCTTTAATCGATCAG GGCATATCAACATTTGGGGATTGTAGGTACAGACAAGCTATTCCTCTAGTACTTGGAGGACGGTTGGATACTGATACAAATTACGGCTTACGAAGGGGTTTCCTTCCACAG GGATTCAGGAAGTATTCTCCTCTTCACCAGCCTACTACACAACAAGTGATGATTGATACGATCTCCAAGGGTCCCACTACTATATTTCTCATCGGAACACATACaaactttgctatttttcttatgAGCAATCCCCAGTTGAAGAAAAATATTGAGCACATTTACGTTATGGGTGGTGGTGTGAGGTCAAAAAATCCAACTGGTTGTTGCCCTAAGAACGCCAGCTCTTCCTGCAAGCCTCAACAGTGTGGCTACCCTGGAAATTTGTATACAGGCTACACTAGCAATCCATATGCCGAGTTTAATATTTTTGGAGATCCTTTTGCTGCATACCAG GTTTTCCATTCTGGCATTCCAGTTACCCTCGTGCCTTTGGATGCAACAAACACTATCCCCATAAATGAGAAATTCTTCGACTCATTTGAGCATAATCAGCATACATATGAGGCACAATATGCATTCCAGTCATTGAAGATTAATCGTGATACATGGTTCGATGATCAGTTCTATACG AGCTATTTCATGTGGGACTCATTTACATCTGGGATAGCATCATCAATCATGCACAACTCTAATGCCAATGGAGAGAATGAATTTGCTGAGATGGAATATATGAATGTAACTGTAGTTACTTCAAATGCACCATATGGCATATCTGATGGCTCAAATCCACTCTTTTCTGGTCGTGCAACTCCAAAATTTGATCTACAGAAAGATGGTGTACATAGTGGTCATGTTCAAATGGGACTGCGCGATCCATTTTGTATTGCAAATGAGATAGGAAAATGCCAG GATGGCTACACAAAGGAAGTAACTGGTGTAGATGGAGCTGGTGTTCTTGTTGCTACAAAAGCAAAAGCAAATCGAGATACTAGTAGCTTGCTTGACCGAGAATTTTTTGTAAGCTTTTTAGAT GTTCTAAACCTACCTCAGCATACAGGGAGGTTCAACTTTACTACACAATTTCCTTACTACAAGGAAGTTTTTTATAAACCGGATTTTGGAAGCAGAAAATTGGGAAAATCTGTTGTTTTTGACATGGATATGAGTGCCGGAGATTTTATTTCTTTAATATATCTCTTGAAAGCCCCAGTGGAAGTAATCAACTTGAAG GGAATATTAGTTAGTGCAACTGGATGGGCAAATGCTGCTACAATAGATATCATCTATGATATTCTACATATGATGGGCCGCGATGACATTCCAGTTGGTATTGGAGATGTATTTGCCTTAGGACAGCCAAACCCGTCTTTTTCTATTGTTGGAGATTGCAAGTACGTCAAGGCCATTCCACAAGGTAGTGGTGGACATTTGGATGCTGACACTCTTTATGGTTTTTCTCGTGATTTGCCTCGAAGCCCTCGGAG GTACACAGCAGAAAATTCAGTGAAATATGGAGCACCTAGGGACACTGAACACCCCGAACTAAGACAGCCATTAGCACTAGAAGTTTGGCAATCCATTTCAAACTCGATGGACCCAGGATCCAAGATTACTATCTTGGCTAATGGACCGCTGACTAATTTAGCTCAGATTAttctttcaaaagaaaatttgagtTTAGTGGTAGAG AATGTATATGTTGTTGGAGGCCACACCAGCTATGGCACAAAGGACAGAGGAAACCTCTTCTCCGTTCCTTCTAACGAATATGCAGAATTCAACATGTTTCTTGATCCTATAGCTGCAAAAACTGTTCTGGAGTCGGAATTAGATATAACACTAATTCCTCTGAATGCTCAACGCCAAGTTAGTTCATATCCCGATATCCTTAAAAGATTGCAGCTCACAGAGAAGACACCTGAAGCCGTGTTTACATATCGTTTGCTGTCAAGGTTATACCATTTACAACAAAAGCATCACAGATACCACCACATG GATACATTCTTGGGAGAAATCCTTGGGGCAGTGATTTTGGCTAGTGATCAACATCTAAATCCAGCTTACCAAGTTAAGCCAGTCAAAGTCTTGGCAACAGGAAATCTATCAGAAGACGGACAAATTGTCATAGATGAGAAACATGGTAAGTTCGTGAAAGT
- the LOC113304633 gene encoding uncharacterized protein LOC113304633 isoform X2, whose product MIDTISKGPTTIFLIGTHTNFAIFLMSNPQLKKNIEHIYVMGGGVRSKNPTGCCPKNASSSCKPQQCGYPGNLYTGYTSNPYAEFNIFGDPFAAYQVFHSGIPVTLVPLDATNTIPINEKFFDSFEHNQHTYEAQYAFQSLKINRDTWFDDQFYTSYFMWDSFTSGIASSIMHNSNANGENEFAEMEYMNVTVVTSNAPYGISDGSNPLFSGRATPKFDLQKDGVHSGHVQMGLRDPFCIANEIGKCQDGYTKEVTGVDGAGVLVATKAKANRDTSSLLDREFFVSFLDVLNLPQHTGRFNFTTQFPYYKEVFYKPDFGSRKLGKSVVFDMDMSAGDFISLIYLLKAPVEVINLKGILVSATGWANAATIDIIYDILHMMGRDDIPVGIGDVFALGQPNPSFSIVGDCKYVKAIPQGSGGHLDADTLYGFSRDLPRSPRRYTAENSVKYGAPRDTEHPELRQPLALEVWQSISNSMDPGSKITILANGPLTNLAQIILSKENLSLVVENVYVVGGHTSYGTKDRGNLFSVPSNEYAEFNMFLDPIAAKTVLESELDITLIPLNAQRQVSSYPDILKRLQLTEKTPEAVFTYRLLSRLYHLQQKHHRYHHMDTFLGEILGAVILASDQHLNPAYQVKPVKVLATGNLSEDGQIVIDEKHGKFVKVLETLNEQRYYGEFANLLGEKMQSAVIGSFREQKKMWSTRPAYKSYVSESSGCAMDV is encoded by the exons ATGATTGATACGATCTCCAAGGGTCCCACTACTATATTTCTCATCGGAACACATACaaactttgctatttttcttatgAGCAATCCCCAGTTGAAGAAAAATATTGAGCACATTTACGTTATGGGTGGTGGTGTGAGGTCAAAAAATCCAACTGGTTGTTGCCCTAAGAACGCCAGCTCTTCCTGCAAGCCTCAACAGTGTGGCTACCCTGGAAATTTGTATACAGGCTACACTAGCAATCCATATGCCGAGTTTAATATTTTTGGAGATCCTTTTGCTGCATACCAG GTTTTCCATTCTGGCATTCCAGTTACCCTCGTGCCTTTGGATGCAACAAACACTATCCCCATAAATGAGAAATTCTTCGACTCATTTGAGCATAATCAGCATACATATGAGGCACAATATGCATTCCAGTCATTGAAGATTAATCGTGATACATGGTTCGATGATCAGTTCTATACG AGCTATTTCATGTGGGACTCATTTACATCTGGGATAGCATCATCAATCATGCACAACTCTAATGCCAATGGAGAGAATGAATTTGCTGAGATGGAATATATGAATGTAACTGTAGTTACTTCAAATGCACCATATGGCATATCTGATGGCTCAAATCCACTCTTTTCTGGTCGTGCAACTCCAAAATTTGATCTACAGAAAGATGGTGTACATAGTGGTCATGTTCAAATGGGACTGCGCGATCCATTTTGTATTGCAAATGAGATAGGAAAATGCCAG GATGGCTACACAAAGGAAGTAACTGGTGTAGATGGAGCTGGTGTTCTTGTTGCTACAAAAGCAAAAGCAAATCGAGATACTAGTAGCTTGCTTGACCGAGAATTTTTTGTAAGCTTTTTAGAT GTTCTAAACCTACCTCAGCATACAGGGAGGTTCAACTTTACTACACAATTTCCTTACTACAAGGAAGTTTTTTATAAACCGGATTTTGGAAGCAGAAAATTGGGAAAATCTGTTGTTTTTGACATGGATATGAGTGCCGGAGATTTTATTTCTTTAATATATCTCTTGAAAGCCCCAGTGGAAGTAATCAACTTGAAG GGAATATTAGTTAGTGCAACTGGATGGGCAAATGCTGCTACAATAGATATCATCTATGATATTCTACATATGATGGGCCGCGATGACATTCCAGTTGGTATTGGAGATGTATTTGCCTTAGGACAGCCAAACCCGTCTTTTTCTATTGTTGGAGATTGCAAGTACGTCAAGGCCATTCCACAAGGTAGTGGTGGACATTTGGATGCTGACACTCTTTATGGTTTTTCTCGTGATTTGCCTCGAAGCCCTCGGAG GTACACAGCAGAAAATTCAGTGAAATATGGAGCACCTAGGGACACTGAACACCCCGAACTAAGACAGCCATTAGCACTAGAAGTTTGGCAATCCATTTCAAACTCGATGGACCCAGGATCCAAGATTACTATCTTGGCTAATGGACCGCTGACTAATTTAGCTCAGATTAttctttcaaaagaaaatttgagtTTAGTGGTAGAG AATGTATATGTTGTTGGAGGCCACACCAGCTATGGCACAAAGGACAGAGGAAACCTCTTCTCCGTTCCTTCTAACGAATATGCAGAATTCAACATGTTTCTTGATCCTATAGCTGCAAAAACTGTTCTGGAGTCGGAATTAGATATAACACTAATTCCTCTGAATGCTCAACGCCAAGTTAGTTCATATCCCGATATCCTTAAAAGATTGCAGCTCACAGAGAAGACACCTGAAGCCGTGTTTACATATCGTTTGCTGTCAAGGTTATACCATTTACAACAAAAGCATCACAGATACCACCACATG GATACATTCTTGGGAGAAATCCTTGGGGCAGTGATTTTGGCTAGTGATCAACATCTAAATCCAGCTTACCAAGTTAAGCCAGTCAAAGTCTTGGCAACAGGAAATCTATCAGAAGACGGACAAATTGTCATAGATGAGAAACATGGTAAGTTCGTGAAAGT